TATGGTTTTCACGGATACTTACCCGAAGCTATGCGGAATGCATATGGTCATATGTTTCAAGAAGTGTTAACGTTAAATCCTTCAATATGGAGCACGACCAAAACGAATTCAGAAAATCTCGAATAATTGCATTCTTCCGAAACGCTTTAAATTGCTTCATACCCAAAAATTGAAAATATCAAACCATTCACACTCGAATGCTTTACAATATCAATCTATGCATCTTAGATTATTTTATAAATTCAAATCCTTTCGTACTTGAATATTTGAAACTTCAAATCCTTCGAAACTAAAAATATTACACTTGAAAAATCAAACATCCTCACTTCCGAATTCAATCCTCTCCATGGTCACTGCACCACTTGTTGGGAAAATTAAACTCGAAATAACCCACAAGACACTAGATCTTTGGATCGAcgtaaaataaaatacaaacaagATGCAAACACAAATGAATCAATAAGTAAAGCCCACAAGATTAAACATGGTTctacaatatacacaatgtgtttATATTGTCTACTTCCACCAAACGGTTACGACTTCTTCTTTATTATTATGAAATCACAAAATAGGGAATTGCACACTTAATAATTGATGAATCAATCAAAAAACTATGATTCAACATTATATTAAATATAAACCCTCAGATAATTGTCATGAATTAAATGCTCTATAACACTTAATTATCTCACATAACGAGATGGTATATCGTTCCTAATGACGTCTCTTCCAACACCAACGATGTGTCTTCCACCATCTACGAACACGGTGATTTTCTATTTGTTAAATGATGTTTCCGACATCTTCATAAAGGATACTTCTTCAACGAACTATTGCCCCTAAAACCATAACAATTTACTCTCTCAACTCCAACGATGTATCTCTCAACACCATATAATGGTCTCTCTTCTTACTAAAACTCCATCCAAAGAGGTGGAATGGAATCCATAAAAACCTTAGAGAACTGCATTATGCATTCTTTAACTCTCTCTAGAAAACCATAATTATGTATCACCATATAAGCCTTATTATATAGTAGTCATAAACTTGATTCCTAAGTAGTAGTCTCATAGGAATAAGACACCTCAAATAAATAGGAAACGTAATGTCAATTAGGAAATCCATGTCCATATCGAAAAtgacctaaactaggaaactcaATATTTTCGGAACCTCCCAAAACACCAATAATTCTCCACCTTGTCGATGCTTCAACAATTTTCAGGATTCACAACTCGACCTTAAGAATATTATTAAGAAGTTCAAAATGTTATGCTCCATAAAAAAACGAAGAAGATTAATACTTATCAAAATAAACtcgaattgatgtttccataacatTTGTAATTTGAGAAAAATTACAAATGTTCTGTAATGTAAGAGAGAAATTGGAATATTGGTTCTTTTGTAGAAATTTGTTTACAATATTATTCATACTTTTAGATGTAGATGTAGAATATTGAGTAAGATTTGTAGTAGTCATCATAAATTTTTTTAAGGTTTTGACGAAGAAAAACTTGAGATTTACATGATCATAAGAAATAGCAATTTGATACCATGTGAGACAAATTCAATAGTTGTATTGAGATGTAAATACTAATGAAAAGACAGAGAAACTCTATTTCTAAAGATAAAGTCTTTGACAAATTAATACATCCAATGCAACATACACCCATAATAGACTGAAACTAAACATAAAGAAATTACATCTGACGAACACCACTTACTCAAACATCGTACACATTAAAAATCGTAGTTATGGATTTTATTTTGAAGGTGTCTATAAGAATGAGATTACATGAATTTCTGTTGTTTTGATTTTAAACTTTAAAGTAATGAGCCAAAAGTGGCTATATAAAACGAAGGTAGTTGTTAGtacttttttattatcattcctCCTATTTAGAGGTTAAACATCAACCAAGACTTATAAAACATCTGAAACATTGATGCAGACGTTTACATAATTTTCCCACTTGCTTTCACCGATCTTGCAATTCAATCTTTTGTCGAAGAATATTCTACTGTGAGCAAAATAATATATGAATATAAAATTCTTCTCGTAGaggaattaataataaaaaagtaCTTTGACAAAATTAGCAGGTCCGACATTATCCCAATTCAATTGCTTAAGTAAAATAAATTTAATTAGTGATCGATGAATTAAGAACTGTACGAACTAACCTCGTCTTTATACACATAACAAAACATATAAAGATCTGTTGAAAACTTTGTACATTTCtataaaaatatttgtttatcataATTGCATTTCAATGTGCTTTTTTAGGCATATATATTTGTTTATCATAATTGCATTTCAGTGTGTTCTTTTAAGCATATAtagtaaaattaaaaatttatatGGAGTTTCCACACTGAGGACCGGAAAAAAATTCGCTCTCGCACTGCTAGATCATGTTTGATCTAGCAACATGTTAAGCACGACATTTGGGCTACTCTGGCGTCAAGCTACACTTGCGTTAACCATGGTTAGCATTCCTTTAGTTCAGTTGCCGTGAGACTTTTTCGACCTTTTTTTAGCTTCCGTATTTTGGAGAGACAACAGAAGATATGAAAAGAGAAAGAGTAAGAGAGGAAGATGAACGCCATGAACGTAGCTATAGAAGAAAAAACTAAGTTTCCAGCAATCCCTTGATCATATAATCAGCGTTGGAGAATATACAACCCATTAACAATATTCAGGGTTTATCAAAGTATGAACGAAATGTTAATCCTCTAATCCGTGATGTTATAAATCTTGGAAAGGAAAGATAAGTTCCCTTTGGGAAGTAGTCTTGATTTTGTGTAAAAATAATCGGGCACCGATCAATATATGGATTTTGATAGATTTCACAAGAGAAGAAACAAGTTCACCATCATCAAATTCACACTACTAAGACGATCACCAATCACCACTACAAACATCAAACATTCTAATCATCACACGGGTTGTAGTGGTTTTTCCAACTTATTTGATTCTGTTGATTTTTATGTTGGCGCAGGTTTCTTATTTTTCATAAAATAGTTTACAAGAATTAGGAAGTTCTAATGATAAATTAACTTTGATGATCGAGGTTTGGAATAGAAACAAAAGTTAGAGTACTGAGTCTAATGACTCTGATCGGTGAGACTTGAGAGGGAAAATTAGAAAACAACAAGAGAAAAGGTTATGAAACCAAAATAATTCTAACagtggcttttttttttttttttttttttttgctgaatcactcattttttatttgattgaaAGGCAAAAAGCCAGCTAAAGGTACAGGACAGACCCAAAAAAAGAGCTAAAAGTCAGACCATAGGAATGACAATTATAAGACTCAAATTTAGCTAACCATGAGCTAAGAAGAAATTCAGACTCCAACACCAATTTTGAAAAATTTCAGTATTTGACTTTCATATGTATGCTTCCATCTGACACCATCCATTCTGTAACCTCCTTCACACACCATCTGAAAAAATTCTACTTTTAAAACGATTCAGATTAGGTTTTTTCTCCTCAAATAACCTTGCATTTCTCTGAAACCATAGTTCTTTCATggttgcacaagctacaatcatCCATATTTGCTTGACTATTAGACTTTTTTTTCTCAGCTGCTTTACAGacatcttcaaatgatgatgcATTAGCAAAATCAAATACTGCATTCAACCAACTCCAAACTACCACACTGAACTGACATTCCCAAAGTATATGATGCATACTTTCTTATGCTACAACACAAATACAACAAACTGAGACCATTTCAAAACCTCTATTTGCCATTATTACATCATCCACATACACCTGTTTCTGTAATTTCCAGATATTACTAGCAATGCTGGGATGAAGAAAGTTTTGCCAAATGTATTTTGGCCATGACAGAATagcttctcttcttcttattttctcaatTGCATCAGTTGTtgaaaatttatcatttttgccACAAATCCATACTCTCTTGTCAGTTCCAGCACTTATCACTGGCAAATTTGTTGTAGGAATGTATTGTTGTAATTCATCTGGAATTATCCACTTGCCTTCATGTATTAAAGCCTGTACTTTCATACCCTTATTATTTCTAATATAATCTGTGTAGCCAATTAGACTAATTAAGGATCTGTCACCACTCCATATATCAAACCaaatagatatttttgatccatATCCCACACACCACATGACATCATCTTTTAGTTCATTCCATGCCCATTTCAACCCCCTCCAAACAGAATATTGCTTCCAATTTTCAGACCATTGACCATATTTGTCTTTAAATTTGGCAGAGAAGAATAATGCCCATTCCTCATCTGAATTCAGAATTTTCTACATCATCTTCATTAACAATGATTTGTTGATTACTTCCAATCTTCTAATGCCaagaccttcttcttcatatggtGTGCATACTCTGTTCGAAGAAATTGTTTTAAATTTTCTAATATCTCCATCACCTATCCATAGAAAGTTATTAATTATCCTTTCACAAACTTTAATCACTGATGAAGGTCATTTGTTAACTGACATGTTATAAATTGGAACACTTCAAAGGACTGATTTAACAAGAACAAGTCTATCTTGAAATGAGAGCAATTTACCCTTCCATGCAGCTAACTTGCTATGAATTAATTCAACTATTGGCCACACCATTGCAGAGGTGATCTTCCCCGAAGCAAAATACACACCCAGATATTTATCTGGAAATTTCGCCACTTCCATATTTACTAGTTCACTAATCATTTTCTTCCTCTGTTGAGAAGTACCATCCACAAAAAGCTTACTTTTGGCTTTGTTGATTATTTGACCTGAACTAGATTGATAGATATCTAGAAGCTTGAGAAGGCTCAAAAGACTTTTTTTCCCCCATTAGTGAAAACAAagacatcatctgcaaaaaataggTGTGTAGGATGTATACCTTTTTTGGTGACCATTGGCTGCAACTCTCCCCTATCAACCAGAGCTGAAATATTTCTGCCTAATACTTCCTCCATTATTCCAAacagaattggagataatgggtcTCCATGTTTCAATCCTCTCTCCGCAGGAAAAAATCCACATGGACCACCATTAACCATTACAGATATCCTTGCTGATTTGAACAATATAATTAACCATTCACACCAAGAAGAAGAGAAGCCATATTTCTTTAACACCTTGATTAAGAATTTCCAACTTACTGTGTCATAATcttgagaaatatcaagttttATACCAAAATTTCCTCcccttcttttgaatttcatttcaTTGACAAGCTCAGATGCAAGCATTACTTGTTCATGTATACTTCTCCCTTTTACATAAGCAACTTGTTGAGGTGATATTAACTTATTCATTAACCCACTCATTCTCTTAGTGATAAGTTTTGTGAATATTTTGAAGATAATACTTAACCCAATTGGTCTGAAATTTTTTGCAGATTTAGCTCCTTGCACCTTAGGAAGTAAGAATAAAAAGCTTGATTTCATTCCTTTAAGTATAAAATTTCTCCTCCAGCAGAATTGAATAGCATTAACTAAATCATTCTTGATTATTTCCCAGCAACTTCTATAAAATATGCCTGAAAAACCATCAGGACCTGGAGCATTCTCTGGATCAATATCAAAAACAACTTTCTTAATCtcttcttcatcaggaatgttATCCAACATTTTTTGATCTTCCTCATTAATGACTTTAGGTATCACATCTAATAAATTGTCAGTACAATCCACTAGTTTATACTTAAAATTTTCTTGAAAGTGATTCACCAATAAGTCTGCAATTTTTTCTTGATCCACAATCACATTACCATATTTATCTTCAAGTTCACAAATCATATTTTTTGAGTTTCTATTCTTCATATTTGTATGAAAGAAGCTTTTATTGGCTGCTCCTTCTTTAATCCACTTAATTCTAGATTTCTGCCTTAACAATGTATTTGCTTGAACCTCTCTGCTTGCATGCTCATTTTGAGCCTTTACTAAATTATTAAGAGCCTCTTCATCAAATGGATTATTATCAGAAACTTTTGTTGCTaactttcatttttcttcaactTGTCTTATCTTGACATTAACATCACCAAACACCTTCCAATTCCATTCATTCAAAAgattttttgatttcttcattttttgCAAGAACTGAAAAGCGAGATCTCCAACTATTGATTTGTCCAAAAATCTGATACTACATGTAAAAAGTCAGGATGACTGATccacattttttgaaattttcTTGGTATATTTTTTGGGTTTGGGTATGCTAGCACAACCTCCCAACAAAGGAGTATGATTTGAAACTATCCTCATACCAATCTTGTATCCCCAATCACCATAAAGCTATAACCATTTTTGGTTGAAAACCACTCTATCTAAGGAACATATAATTCTTTTACTTCCTTTTTGACAATTTGACCATGAAAATTGTAAACCAGTTTTAGGAGCTGGAAGTAGTTCACACTGATTAAGACATTCACTGAATTCTAACATTGCATTTCTATTAGGAGCTCttccaccaaatttttcttcttgaGAAATTACTGCATTAAAATCACCAAGTATTATCCATGGCTTGTTGAGATCACTTATTAGCTGCATTTCAGACTAAAAAAGTCTTCTTTGAACAACCTTGACATGTGCATAAACACCTGACACTAATACATCACCTACACTTACTGTAATCATTTGACCAGAAACTGAAATGACTTGTGGTTGAGCAATACTTTTGTTCCAGAAAAGACAAATATTTCCTTTTCTACCAAGACAAGAGTTATGAATTACCATTTTTTCCATACCTGGAAGATTCAATTTCTGATAGAAAGAAGCACTGCAAAAAACCTTCGGTTCTGCTATAAAAACTAATGAAGGACTAAATTGATtaactaaagaccaaagtttGTCCTGAGCCCTTAATCTTCTTAGGCCCCTGACATTCCAAAAGATTATGTTCATTGTTTAGTTGGAGGGTTTATGGTACCCCCTTTACCAGGATTCTTTCTAAAATTATATTTATTATTCAATGGAGCTTGTTTAGTTACCTTAGGATGGACTCCCAGTAGTTTTTTAAGTAACTTTATTCTTCTCCACCACTTTGGCCCAAGAAGTAACTTGCACTGGTGTAGTCACTATTGTACCATTTTTTCCATCAACAAATTTAATCATAATATTATCCAAATCCACTGCTTCAACTGTTGTTTGTGTTGGTACTTCTATTATTAGAGCTTCAGGCATTTCTACATTGTCTTCAATCTCCAGAGGGCTAAATTTACTTTGTTGTTACAAAAATTCACTACTAAAGGTACTTGCTCGAACAATATTATGAATAGACTTAACTACTGAATCTtctttaaatgaaaaatcacagatATCAAAGGGAATTGGAGTAGGCTTCTCCTTTGGATTAATCTTTTCCATTGAATTAGTCTTCTCTTTGAATTTGTTGGATCCATATGTTCTCTTTGTTGTTCACCATTGTTCTTCTCAAATCTACATTCAACATTTAAGTGCCCCACAATTTTACATGATGAACAGAACTTAGGACAACCTGGAATCAAAACATCTTGAAAAAAACCTCCATACTTTGTTCCAATCCAGACCTTGCTAGGAATGTGCTGAGAAAAATCTACTTCAACCAATACATTTGCATAATAACCAACTTCACACCTAGCAGTAACATTATCAATTTTAATTGGACTACCAATTTCATTACAGATTGTAAACAAAATCTTCGCATTCCAGAATTCTAATCTTAAACCAGGAAAACGCACCCACACCATTGCTTTTGAAGTTCTTTGACTTACTGGACGAAAGTTGGAAACCCAATTTCTAACTTGTACAATTTGATTCAAAACTTCTCATCTCTGGGATTTAATCAGATGTTTATCTTGTTCATTATCAAGTTTGATGGTGAAGAAACCCCTGCCTAAAGGGATGAGTCTGCAGTCACCCATTAATTTCCATTGACTTCTTAGAATAACTGCTGCATCTACAAACTTAATCTTCTGTAAATCAAGTCTTCCTATAAGAGAGAACTTCCATGGATCTAAACTTTTTTCAAACAAATCATCAGGTAACTCAATCGAAGGAATTttgttaaaattatttttattgctcaatttctCCATTTCAGAAGTTTTTTGATCAATCAAAGTGTTTTTAGGACAATAATACATTAACCAACACTTCAATTAATATCAGTAATCATTGTAAACCAAAAAGAGAATTAAAGCGATCAAGATTTTCACCTGAAGAAACACTGAAAACGAGATCTGAGAAGAAAATTTTTGCCGAGTTGTTCGCCGATTCACGGAGCTCTACTCAGACTGATTCCAATTAATTTTAATAACTTCTTGCTAACCTTGGTTAACCTAAGTCTTTTCTGACGTGAAAATAGCCTAAATTTATGGCCTACATGCTACTAGATCAAACATGATCTAGCAGTGGGAGAGCGAAATTATTTCCCTGAGGAGCAACCAACTATTAAGGGGTTCAACAAAAATGTAAGTCTTTCCTATTTAGTGATGTAATTGTAATATAATACTATTTTGTTCAAGTTGTTAATTCCCCATAATGGTACCTAAACTTTGAATTTATTTATAAATATTCTATGGATTGCATAAGTACAATTCAGAGAGATTCCAGTAAATGTTTGGAGGACTCTGTGgagaaaaggatgaaagtattCAATTGTtatctaataaaataaaaatgccatTTCTAGAATTGTTATCtaataaaaaaattgaaatttcagGCAAATGGGAGAGTGACAAGTAAGAATCCCATGGGATTACATTCCACATAGTATGTGACTTATGGATCAGGCTGCCGATTACATTCTCAAAAAGATACGTGGGAGGTTGTCTAAAAATGAAGCCCTGATATGGATGGAGCATGCATTATTTATCGGCGCTCTTGACTGTGACTATACTGGTGGTAACATAACATGTAAGTActagtctgtttttttttttttagctttcacTAGTTTTTCATATTAAGTCAATTTTTCTTGTCGTCTcgtccagaaaatcaaaacataaAGCCTGTCAAGACAAGCAAAAATTGTCATGACCATGACCTAATTGCATTACATCATCCCAATTTGTTATCAAATCTCTAAATAATATACCTATGAACTATCCAAACTGAGAATCCAATTGATGTAGAAATCTTTTAACTTCGTTTATAATAGTCTCGTCATCTATGTGTCTTCTTTTGTCCATTACTCTCTTACTTCTTTCATACCATAATGCCCACATAATCCCAAAAGGTGTCATTGGCAAAATATTTTTAGCTAAGATGTTACCTTGTCTTGTTGTCCATAGTTCCAATTGCTCTCACACAGATGCTCTAGGTGTCCAAGCTGGTTGCATTCTGGAGGTGAAATAATTCCAGATTGTTCTCGAGTAGTTTACAGggaattatattttgttgtattttCACAAGAGATTGTATCTGATCCACTGTTCAGAGGTGGTGGTTCTAGAATCTTACTTTATTATTTGTCGAATTAAAGTATTCCATAAGGtcttaattgtttatattcttttgttgtttcagTTAGAATAATAACCTAGAAAGATGGTATCCAAGTTGTGAAACTTTATAGAAGAATAACCTCTATACAAAATATTTTTAAGCGATTCCAATGACATGCTTATATAGATGTTTTACTATATTTTATTTATCCTACTAGTTTATAGTGTAATTTAAATAATTTGGTTTTTGGGATCAAATGTCTCAGCATATGGTGTCATGGTTGTGATACAATGACATCCCATCCCCTAGATTATTATTTACTATGAAGTACGAGAAGCCAAGCGTCCAATAATCAATTACTTTCATACAAATTGGGAACAAAGGATTAAAATTCCTAAATTCTAGTTTCGATCTTTAATTTGATGGTATCGTTTATCCACCACGTTTTTAGTAAACCAAAATATGTTTGAAAAACTTTGTGATTTAATAGTTTTGTATGATGGGTTAGACTTAGAGAAAAATGAAATGTCCCTGCGTAGGTTCAAGATATGTTACACCACCTTCAGAGCAACATAAGTCGTTTTATTACTAGAAACATAATGTTTCAAAGCTTGTGAGATAAATTGTTATAGATAATTGATGGGAAAGAAACTTTATGATTCACTTTTCCCTTGTTTAcagaaaaaagaaggaaaaaaaaagcaacTTGATGCAGTGTTAGGAGAAAACCGTCATGGAGAAGGGGAAGTGAATGACAAAATAACGCAAGCTATACATGTCATCCAGGGCTGAGATAGATTTTGTGGCATGAAAATGAGATCATCTAGATTGGCAGGTGTGCTTGTTGATAAATGTAGTTTTACACACAATGAGGGCATTTAAAGATATTTATGTGTTTCAATTGGACAATTTCCATTCCGCTGCCCTATGGTGTCTCAATGTTCGGTTCGCATCGTAGTAATTAGGAGTCTCATATATTCTCTTTGCCCAAGATTCAGCGTAACCGATCAACACCCCTCCTCCATCTGTTGGAAGTCCATGGGAAAAACCATCAACTCGAGTCGGGATTACGTTATTCTCATCAGGAATGTGCAAACGTTTAACCCGACGCTCATCGACATGCTTCTCTTTCAGAGGCTTTGGTTGATGTTGAGGTTCTTCATTAACATGACCACCATCaacttcttgttcttctcttTGTATCTCTGGAAGTGGTTCACGAATTACCAATGTTGCGTCTTTGTCAGCTCCTGTGCCTCCATCTCCCAATTTTTTGTTACCTCCTCCTAAAGGATCGGgtgttttagaagtagaaggcgtAACCTCCATCCTCCTCCTCTTTTTACCTTCGTTATCctaaaacaagtttaaaatttcgTTAACATATTGAAAGTTGGTGAATTAACTCAAGTCTAGGATTGTAAGAGATAACCAATCACATGGTTTGGCTACCCGTAACACCTATTATGAGACGAACCCAATAAATATTAGTTAATTTTGTAAAACAGCGCAATGTTCGGCTTGCAATGCAATGATCATAACAAGCCGAACCTATCAACTATAGGGTTCGACAAGCCCGACAAAGccattatgcgccgaacctacACCTAGTCTATGTACGTTGCAAACCAGCAGAACATGGTTCAACACATATTCAATACTATCGAACTAGCCGAACCCACGATATTACTCCTAAGCGTGTTTAGGTTAGGCGCATATTAAGTAAActatttcatgccgaactgttcatatacactttcaggcTGCAAttttgaagaacagttcggcacAAAAAACAACTAACATATGCGTC
This genomic stretch from Papaver somniferum cultivar HN1 chromosome 5, ASM357369v1, whole genome shotgun sequence harbors:
- the LOC113279630 gene encoding uncharacterized protein LOC113279630, with the translated sequence MQLISDLNKPWIILGDFNAVISQEEKFGGRAPNRNAMLEFSECLNQCELLPAPKTGLQFSWSNCQKGKALNNLVKAQNEHASREVQANTLLRQKSRIKWIKEGAANKSFFHTNMKNRNSKNMICELEDKYGNVIVDQEKIADLLVNHFQENFKYKLVDCTDNLLDVIPKVINEEDQKMLDNIPDEEEIKKVVFDIDPENAPGPDGFSGIFYRSCWEIIKNDLVNAIQFCWRRNFILKGMKSSFLFLLPKVQGAKSAKNFRPIGLSIIFKIFTKLITKRMSGLMNKLISPQQVAYVKGRSIHEQVMLASELVNEMKFKRRGGNFGIKLDISQDYDTVSWKFLIKVLKKYGFSSSWCEWLIILFKSARISVMVNGGPCGFFPAERGLKHGDPLSPILFGIMEEVLGRNISALVDRGELQPMVTKKGQIINKAKSKLFVDGTSQQRKKMISELVNMEVAKFPDKYLGVYFASGKITSAMVWPIVELIHSKLAAWKDEEWALFFSAKFKDKYGQWSENWKQYSVWRGLKWAWNELKDDVMWCVGYGSKISIWFDIWSGDRSLISLIGYTDYIRNNKGMKVQALIHEGKWIIPDELQQYIPTTNLPVISAGTDKRVWICGKNDKFSTTDAIEKIRRREAILSWPKYIWQNFLHPSIASNIWKLQKQVYVDDVIMANRVFDFANASSFEDVCKAAEKKKSNSQANMDDCSLCNHERTMVSEKCKVI